The Anser cygnoides isolate HZ-2024a breed goose chromosome 4, Taihu_goose_T2T_genome, whole genome shotgun sequence region GCTCCTCAGAATCCTTAACAGCCACTTGGAAGGCATCGGATTAGAAAAGACAAGCCACTTGTTTGACTTTGTGTGTAACCAGTGTGTAGCGTGGCATGTGGGTAAGTATGTTATAAGTGCCGGAGTCCAAAGGTCATGCACTGAGAAAGCAtctaagaattaaaaaataatcacagacaAGGGAAATATACATAATATGGGATTTTAGATTACTGGACTAATAAATCCACAGTCGAAATCTCCACAGACTTGCTCAAAGCTGGAGATTATGTCACCTTCTCCAGGGAAACCTGTTTCTCTCCACAGACTGTACAGGGAGACCAGGCTTCTTTAAGAAGGTAAATTAGGTCATGCCGCCTGTCAGTCCTCTGTGCCGCCACTCATGGTGGCCTTGATGTCAAACCCACCAGGTTTAGTCTTAAAGGAGCACAGCAGACCTGCTCTGTGGCATGGACACGTTCCCTTCCATACCTGTTTTAGTGTCCATGTTTGTAGGAGGGTGTGTAAGGATTTTTGGTTCCCCCAGTGAGCTGAGACTAGGTGACTCTGAGGGCTGCCTGAGGCAAAATGTTACGAGTAATGCTAAATACTGTATTACTGATTAAAGAACGGTGTTGCTACATGAGCTGGCCTTTGTCTGGTTGTGGCTCTGCTTTATGCAAATGCAGTTTGGCAAGTGTTGAAGGCAATTTTGGATGAATGAAATCCCAGTCGCTGGATACACCACTGCTTGGCCCCTTGTTAATGAAACAGGAATAATTCCAATCTCTTCTCAGAGCAAAAAGCATGCTCGGGAAGTTTGTCTTTACACCCAAACGCACGCTGAGAAGGATGAGAGGCAGGAGAAtggtgaaaagaagaaaacaaactataTTAATTTTCAGGTGACTATTCCTCTTTGTGGCTAACTAAACTGTTTTCTTGTCCTTCGGTAAGTGCTTATGACTGAGCTTGCCCTTGCCTGTTTTCAGGTGGATGGGAGTGGTGAAGCAGATAAAAACACATACTGCAGTCTCTGCAACAtgattttttcctccccaatTACTGCATTGTCTCACTACTTGGGAAAGATCCACGCTAAAAACCTGAAGCAAGTATCAAGAGACAAAGTCCTGATGGCAGCACAGAGCACGCAGCCTGTTTCtggtaagaaataaataatttgcattGCATGTGCTTTCCTGTTACTCCCTGAAGCAAATACAGAGGTGTCTTCCTACACCTGCATGTCTCTGTGCCTTCTGTTCTGCCGAAGTCATGGAGCTGTGGTGTGGTAACTCCTTAGGTGGATAAACAAAGACACAACTCTGAATCTGGGgaacttttctttcaaactcTTTCTTTCTAGCTGAAggcaaatatttctgattttttttatcgattttaagcattttaagaTGCTTACAGTTGCTCAAAATATTCACTGCAGTCCAAACAAGATGTTACTCTGataaattaatgtttaattaaaaaaaaaaaagtagtcctCAAGCAACACTGAACTGGTGTTAGTCCTGTACAAGTTGCTGAACTCACCCTCTGCATGGTAAGTCTCTTCTTGGACTGTTTAAGGACCTTAGAGTGAGCAGCTGTCAAACAGAGTTGATTAATACTGGTATCTTATGGTGGGGTTTCCGAATATTCCATGTGTTCCTTATCACACCATGCTCTTGTATCTTTGTAAGGGCTTTGTAAGGTACTTTATAGGCTCTGGCAAGCAGTTCAGCCCCCAGCACGCTGTTCTCCCTTCCAGCTCCATCGTTCTGCAGTTACCTGTTTTGCTCAATGGAATTGGTTTAGCCCTTCCTTTGCTGTGCCATCAGCAGGTTTATCCTCTGCTTCCATCTCTCCAGCTTTACAGAAGCCATCAGCTGAGAAGCCCTTGCTGCCTTCAAAAGCTGAAGAGTTTGCATCAACCTCTGACACAAGTTTGGAGTTAAATGATACAAAGTactgccagctctgctgtgctcccTTCGATAATCTGCTCTCGGCCCAGCAGCATTATGTTGgtaagaaacacagaagaaacatagcacggaaaaaaataatggaggaGCTGGGAGACGAAGCGCTCCTTGCAGAATCCAGAACAAATGGTAAGCAGAAAGTGAGCAAATGGGGACAGCTTGAGTAGTTAGCTCTGATTTGTGCAAGGGGCTGCTCTGATTCATGCAAGGAAATGATAGTCTTCTCCTGTGCTGCagaacaaattaatttctttctttctgtttagtCAATGAAACGCTGGAGTTCTTTGTCTCGGACAACTTTAATTCTTATAATGTCTTCCCTTAATCTTCTGTTCACCAAACTGATTGCTGTAATTCCTTCAGTCTTCCCACATAAGGAAATTTGTTTCCTAAATGGTCATTATTCTCCAGCCTCCCATCAGGATAGTCTCCAGCTCTAGCACTGTGTCCAAGGCCCTGGTGTTGTACCAGTGcaacttgcatttattttaatgggtCTTGTGTAACAGAACTGTTGATCTTTCCTTTAGTAAAGAATTCAAAATCCTACTTGATACTCAGAAGTCGTTGTTTCAAGTTGTTGTTATTGTCATTCAATAAGTTATgctaaaatttaaagaaaattgtgcATTTTGATGCAAAGCAACAGCCCATTGGAATTAACACTGCATTTTGCTCTTGGGTTTGCGTGAGGAAAACAGTTACTTGGTGttcttataattattttattatttttatatacttatGAGTAACACAGcttgaaagagaagagaatgtAAGAGTGTAAAATTGAGGTATGTTGCAGCAGAGACTTTGTCTGTAGGAGCTGATTATGGGAACATTATGTTAGGACTCTTGCATGGAGGGGATTGTGATGAGTTCTGCCTTTCATTTGAAGTCTTTCTAACCTACAGATTCCTTATCCTCTGTGGTTTGGCGTGGTCCTTACACGTGCCGTGTTTGTAATATCATGCTTTCATCTATAGAAGCGTACCAGTCCCACGTGCAAGGGAAGAAACACCGGATTAGGTAAGTCAGCAAGTCTTTTGTTACTCTTCCTCTGTAGCTTCTACTTTCAAGTTTCTACTAAAgactttgctttcttcagtagCCCAGCTGTCTGCTGTTAAGGGACTTTGACCAGTTATTGTGGTTTTTTGGTTTCGTTGTTCttgtgggctttttgtttttgttttgttattgtttttgttttaattgggTTTCGGTTTATTGTCTTTAAGGGTCACTGTCTGTATTAAACATCATGCTTATGACTGATGTTCACTCTTGGGGCTCCTACAGCTGCATCTTCGATGGCAGCCCACAAAAAAGGTCCTGAACCTTGTGGTTTTCCCACTTATTTTACTATCCCCAAATATTTGCTTAtctggggacagcagcaccgATTTTGGCACAGCACCCTCAGTGCTTAGTCAGCCTAGAAGGAAATGGTCTGAATTTTAAGATTCCTGTTGACAGAGCAGATAGACCTTAATCCTGAAAAGCGACAGGTCTCCATTGACTGTGTGGCCTTAAAGGTTCATCAGCACACATCTTACACTTGGCATAAGATGATTTATGGGATAGATGATAGTTCTTACTTTCCCTTTAACCCAGAAAAGGCACCGTAGTCTGTGTTAATTGCAGAATGGATACTGTGGTGATTTAAGATGTACCTTTTTTGAGATTGCTGTGCAAGTAGGCCaaatatcaaaattattttcatgtacACATACTGATAAGACATTTTAATTGAAGGTGCAATGATAATATAACCATAATAGTGAGACTGAATCTGTTCCCTGTAATTTCAGCTGATGCGGAAATATGATCATGTATAAGAGGTTTCATGTAGGTACAGGGAGCAATACACTTGGAATATGTTCTTTTTGTAACACTGGAAATATAGTTTTATCGTGTATGTCTTTCTGTCCTCCTGACTCTTTTTTAACTCAACAAATCCTAAGCAAATTGATCGATATTAATAACTGATTTTTCTATCCAATTTATGCAGAGCAACAAAGGTTGTCAATCTTGTGGAGAATTCAGAGAAAACTTATGACTCCTTTCCAGATGAATTAACAGATTGCATTCAAGTTTCGGAAGCTAGAGGTCCAGAGCAAAGAACATATTTGAGaacagcagaagaggaagagtTTCAAAATACAGATGCTGAAGGAAGAATTGACCTTGGTGAGGTTGTATCTTCAACCTTTAAGTGTGAACAAAGCTGGCACACCAACGTTTTCTCAGAAACCCAGTCACCTACAAATACTGGGGAAAAGAGATCGCCCAGTTGGCCATCAGCTTGTGAGCATGCCCTGGAAAAGACACCTAATTGTAACTGTAACGTGGGACACTGTGTAGAAGAGCAAGCATCTGAGGTGGCCACCATCAGAGATAAAAGCTTTAGACTGTCAGTTGCAGAATCTAAAGACTACTGCAAACTTGAGGTTGATGAAACTTTTACTAGCTGCTACAGAGAACAGAAACTTCAGATAAAACAtaatgaggaggaaaaatacattagTGAAGAGCTGAAGTGTAAGAAAGAAGCCACAACaccaaaaaggaaggaaaatagtGAAGATGcagattttggaaaagaaaatgagaggcAAAAGCGAATTAAATTTGGCGTAGACTTGGTAAATGAGAAGAAATCAAAGCTTTATAAAGGCAAAAGTCTTAAAGAAAACCCTGCTGAGAAAGAgggcagaaagcacagaaaggatAAACAGAAACCGCAGACAAATGTCAAAACAGAAGAAGAGCTGCTTTGGGATGAATCTGTCTTTGGATACTGATAAAGGTTTTGTTTAGCTTTAAGAAGCTGATTCTGGTTATAGTTTCTCTAAAGCactttgtgctgtgctgtggctgttttgctgttgttatctgtttaaaaacaaaggttttGTTCCAAtctggaagagaggaaaagccaGTTTTATGACAGGCTTTTGGGTAGTAGGTATGCATCAATTGTTCATTGTTACATGTACACCAGCCATTGCAGTGATGTGAGCTTGAAAGTCTGTAATCTCTTCTGGAATATTCCTTAGATAAGGGTCAGTAGCTTACAGAATATTCTTGGAAATTCACCAGAATGTATAGCTTTTTTATCCTAATACTAatagagatttatttttccaggaaagTACATAAGGTCGGCACGATAAGTAAGGGCATTACGGAGTTCCCAGCTACATCCGAAACATTTCACTGACAACTCTTAAAGAAGAACGTGAAAGGCTTTTGATTCCAGTTCTTACTTgctactgttattttttttccacacgtTTCTGAGAGTGAAAAAAGTTTATTAAACATGCAACTGGTTGTCAGATTTACGTCTAATATGTTTTTCTCATTGTAATCCTGATTCTTAGTTTAATTTAGAAGAGGCAGAAAACGTgcaatacagaaaagtaatagCTAACGTGAGGCTCTTCTGCGCTTCACTTGCTCAAAGTAGTTTACAGGAGGAGTGTTAGAATGAAGCCAGATTTATGACCCAAATAATACTCTGAAGAATCAGtaacagctttttatttgttttaaatagtgTCATCAGACCTTCGTTTGTAATACGGATTTGCCTTATTGTGGCATGTGAACTGATGTCCTGCGTTTGTGCTATGTATTTAAAAGCAATGTCACAAGACACCATTTAGTTTCTCTCAGTGCCTTCAGGTTgcaagaaagctttttcttagcCTTGAAGTGGGATCTGAAAGTCCCACGTTGTCAAGTGGCACCTCTGGGTACCCTGTTTGTAGGGGCacctgtgctgagctgctgctttcagtgtaTTTGCCCAACTGAATCTTCTTGTTGTGGGTGGTTGTGGTGTGGGGTGGCATAGAGACCAGGGCCCTCAGGCCTTGAATTCTggctggtttgttttggttttgaaggaAGAAGTAGGTTGAAAAGCCTTGTGCATAACGTactgtgtttttctgaagtatttgttTAGTTGCAGGTTGCAGTCCTGGATTTAGGATCGCTGTTTGCTAACGTAATAAATCTGAGCAGTTGGCGTCTGAGCTGTCAGGTAACTTGGTCCATCTTCTAGCAGTCAAGCTTAACTAGCTTCATGCACAACCATACAAAGTTGAGCAGGAACACAAAGGTGCCAATAACAATTCACTGGTCAGAAGTTTGTCCTAGGAGTCTCAGGAACCTGGTGTCAGAGGTCCAGGAGGTTTCAGCTTTAAGATGTGTATAGTGTCCTTGCTCTGGTCCGCATTTCTAACCTGCTTTGAGGCTGATAATGCCTTTACTTTGCTCGgtggctatttttttcttcactcagTAATTGTGTGCCTTTCTGTATCTTTCAAAGGACTCTTTCTTGGCTTTCCTTAACCCCTGCTCTTCTGATGAGGAAGGTCACACGATAATAACTGCTTTCCTCATTATTTATTTGGGAAGAGAGCAGGTTCAATCGTAAGTTATGTTAACTGTTGGTAATAGCTGTGAGCTGTTGAAAACTGCAAACTGCAGGCTGCTTGCATTGGCCTGCAGTGCAACTGAGGACGTTTTTGAGCACTCTCTCTTTATAGGCTCTGAGAATAACATGGCTCTGGGAGTAAcctgagcagtgctgcagcttgCTTCCCATGTAAGACAAATAATGACTTGTTCTCCCAGGACACCCATTTCAGCTTTGGGGCACTGCAAGATCTTTGATATTTCTGCTACTCTGACAGATGGGACTGTACAAATATGGCCTGTGTCTTAGTAGGAAACCCTTTTACTGTATGGTCCTGCACTCTTTTGTTAGGAAGTCAGTCTAAGGAAGCAATTAGACCTCCAGCAGGTGGTAAGGCCATGATGACCACATCACGGCATGTACACAAGGAACAGATTTGTTGAAGAGAAATAAGTGCCAGTTTACTTGCTTTTCAAATAAGAGTTGCAGTCTTGGAAGTCAGGAGCTAGAGGTCAACAGCtctgaaaatacaggaaaagcaTGATTTGGgaatttcttctgttctttcgGTGATCGTTCCCAAATCTGTATTTGAGCTCCATACCTTCCTGCCCCACCCACTGGAAAGTAGTTGCACAAGCTGTGTAGAATAGCTCTAAACAAAGCTTCTTGGCATCAAACATGAGATAAGATCCTGAAAGAAGTGCTCTTGCCGTATTTTGATGAAACAAAGATTAATCTATGATGCAAACGCTGCAAATGAGATAGCTGATTGTCTCATCTAGCACAAGTGACATACAGCTCTATATTAGGTAAGTTATCCAATCTTCTGAAGTCATAAATAATGATTATTGTTCATGTGTTTCTTGATTGCTTTGTTCCTAGCCTATCACATTTGTGCCGATATCTATCTACATGCtaggcatttaaaaatactaagcAAAGAAATTGATGGCTTTATTTACCCTTTAttgtaaatgtctttttttttttttttccacttcttggTAGCAAAGGAATACCCACTGTCAATAGAGAAAGCTAATTCTGTTCATCTGTTCTTCTCATTAACGCTACCAAAGCATCCCAGTTCTGATTTGAGAAACAAATGGAGTCACAGATCTTTCTGTCACGTCTGAGCAGGCAGACCTGCAGGTCTGTCTGGAGACCCCTCGGAGTCAGGGCTGTTTTATGCAGGAGGGCTCAGACACTGGGACAGGTTCCTGGAGAGGTGGCTGATGCCCCTGCCTGGCACTGCTCAAGAGGCATTTGTACGATGCCCTCAGTaatgtgctttaacttttggttagccctgaagtgctCAGGCACTTGGACTCGATGATTTTTGTGGGTCCCCTCCAGCTGAGCTATTCTGTCCTGTTGTATGTCGCTGCTCCCAAAGCAGACTGCTGCTGCTCAtttcccctcctgtcccctgaaggtcaccatccctggggatcCTCGCTGTCCCTCAGCTGTTCTCACTCACAGCAAACTTTAGCTTAAACCCTGACAAGGGCAGTGAGCATCAGAGGGAGGCAAGGCAGCCTTCTGCTGGAGCAGAGTTAACAAGAAATGCCTGAAGCCGTTCGAGTCGCTTGTTCAATGAAACACGTGGAGCCTCAATGCTCACCTCTGAAAGCAGCTGTCAGCTTCAGTGTCCTATGATGAGCGGTATGAACATGCTTTTCTGCAAGATACTGTCACTTTTTAATTGTTTGGTTTCccttttatgacttttttttttacagtttgttttttctgtgacTGGCAGCAACATGTGAAAACGTTCATAGTGAGATCCTAGTGCTAGGTACGTTTGAAAAAGACCACAACTGAAATAGGACATCTCTTTCTGCGTCCCGTAAAGCGAGCAAGAAGTTGGTTTCACCGGGGAAGGATCTTGTTTCAAGTCTTGAGATAAATAAAAGGGAGAACCGCTGCACTCGCCCTGCATGCCCTGAACTCCGGCTGTGGTTTCAGCGAGGCACAGAGAGCGCTGCCACCTGCCAAGTTAACCCTACCCTTGGCTTCTGAGGCATCCCCTCATCATCCCCCAGCTGCGAACTTGTCCAagggtatttttctaaagacTGAGAGCGTTTCAGTTGAAAACCAGGTAAATCACTTGAGTGCAGTGCCTTTAGCCACATCTCCAATTTACCATGTTTCTGCGGAATCAGATTGCGGCGTGCAACCGGTGTTTGAGCTAGCTGGAGGACTATTAGCAGTTTAACTAAATTAAAGTGTGCtttttcagagcagagctgttGGCCAGCACTGCCATCCTCCGCTACAGAAGCTGACAGTGTGCCTAATGGCTCTGCTCACCGGCCAGAGCACCGAGGTTAAAGCACTGGGCTGGGGACTGAGGGATTTGGGTTTTCTCTTCCCAGCCTTTCTACAAGCTTCTCGTGTGCTTAACGACTCGCTGAGCCGCTGGTGCCAGATGAGCTCGTCCCGCTGCAGCTTTTTTAGCCTTAGCATCTtacagctgctggctgctcttcTCATCCACCAGCAGGAACAACCTGAGGGAGCGGTGTTCAGCCCTGCCAGATGTGCTCATGTCCTTCCAGCTGTCCCCATTTCCTATCCTGCTGGTATTTTGAGAGTGAGGTGCTAAGCAGCTGGGCACAGGATCCTTTTTAACCCAGACCGGCTGTAGCAGGTCTGACTGTACAGCTGAACTGGCGCAGAATGCAGGTAGCACAAAAAtgaggcacaaaaaaaaaaataggttcaGTGCCATAAATCTTTCAGCAGGAAAGCtatgggaggggaaaaaaaagagcaacactattctgtattttatttcagggAGATCAATTTCCAGCTGAAAGCAATGAAGTGCTATTCCACCAGTTATTTCTCATGAAGATTTAGGCATTAACTCCTATCGAACGGTTTTCTTAGAGCTACAGAAAAATGCCTGCCCAGGATAGCTACTAGGTGCTTGTTGGCAATCCCTGCTGTTCGGGCGTAAGTCTCAATTTCCACAAGTGACTGACAGTGTGGGTTCCCAAGTCCTGAACCCCTGCAGGAGCCTACTTCACACAGGGTGCTGAGTACCACTTGCATCACAGCCCAGCTTTGCTGTAGGGTCGATACACAGCACCACCAGGCAGAAATACAGACCCTCAGGCTACAGACCTTTCTTTCTTGCACCCACAGGCTCAAGTCCCAGCTCTTTCTCTACTTAAGACATGAAAGcttgaaataaaaccaaaatatcaagggcagaaagggggaaagaagTGGTacgttgtgttttttttccctccaagatcTGTGGGGAAGACTGAAAGTCCATGTGTGGGCAGGAAGGGTGATTCAAGGGAGACCTTTAAAAGGAAGTTGGATTTCTTAGAATTCA contains the following coding sequences:
- the KRCC1 gene encoding lysine-rich coiled-coil protein 1 isoform X8, with translation MWSKKHAREVCLYTQTHAEKDERQENGEKKKTNYINFQVDGSGEADKNTYCSLCNMIFSSPITALSHYLGKIHAKNLKQVSRDKVLMAAQSTQPVSALQKPSAEKPLLPSKAEEFASTSDTSLELNDTKYCQLCCAPFDNLLSAQQHYVGKKHRRNIARKKIMEELGDEALLAESRTNDSLSSVVWRGPYTCRVCNIMLSSIEAYQSHVQGKKHRIRATKVVNLVENSEKTYDSFPDELTDCIQVSEARGPEQRTYLRTAEEEEFQNTDAEGRIDLGEVVSSTFKCEQSWHTNVFSETQSPTNTGEKRSPSWPSACEHALEKTPNCNCNVGHCVEEQASEVATIRDKSFRLSVAESKDYCKLEVDETFTSCYREQKLQIKHNEEEKYISEELKCKKEATTPKRKENSEDADFGKENERQKRIKFGVDLVNEKKSKLYKGKSLKENPAEKEGRKHRKDKQKPQTNVKTEEELLWDESVFGY
- the KRCC1 gene encoding lysine-rich coiled-coil protein 1 isoform X6, producing the protein MNEIPVAGYTTAWPLVNETGIIPISSQSKKHAREVCLYTQTHAEKDERQENGEKKKTNYINFQVDGSGEADKNTYCSLCNMIFSSPITALSHYLGKIHAKNLKQVSRDKVLMAAQSTQPVSALQKPSAEKPLLPSKAEEFASTSDTSLELNDTKYCQLCCAPFDNLLSAQQHYVGKKHRRNIARKKIMEELGDEALLAESRTNDSLSSVVWRGPYTCRVCNIMLSSIEAYQSHVQGKKHRIRATKVVNLVENSEKTYDSFPDELTDCIQVSEARGPEQRTYLRTAEEEEFQNTDAEGRIDLGEVVSSTFKCEQSWHTNVFSETQSPTNTGEKRSPSWPSACEHALEKTPNCNCNVGHCVEEQASEVATIRDKSFRLSVAESKDYCKLEVDETFTSCYREQKLQIKHNEEEKYISEELKCKKEATTPKRKENSEDADFGKENERQKRIKFGVDLVNEKKSKLYKGKSLKENPAEKEGRKHRKDKQKPQTNVKTEEELLWDESVFGY
- the KRCC1 gene encoding lysine-rich coiled-coil protein 1 isoform X1, with the protein product MAAEGGRERDRDAAPQPQRGRGEHCFRELTKRLVTIYPGQKEDVLDEATRKDLFTDTFCKVCRAVLQSESQTMSHCESKKHAREVCLYTQTHAEKDERQENGEKKKTNYINFQVDGSGEADKNTYCSLCNMIFSSPITALSHYLGKIHAKNLKQVSRDKVLMAAQSTQPVSALQKPSAEKPLLPSKAEEFASTSDTSLELNDTKYCQLCCAPFDNLLSAQQHYVGKKHRRNIARKKIMEELGDEALLAESRTNDSLSSVVWRGPYTCRVCNIMLSSIEAYQSHVQGKKHRIRATKVVNLVENSEKTYDSFPDELTDCIQVSEARGPEQRTYLRTAEEEEFQNTDAEGRIDLGEVVSSTFKCEQSWHTNVFSETQSPTNTGEKRSPSWPSACEHALEKTPNCNCNVGHCVEEQASEVATIRDKSFRLSVAESKDYCKLEVDETFTSCYREQKLQIKHNEEEKYISEELKCKKEATTPKRKENSEDADFGKENERQKRIKFGVDLVNEKKSKLYKGKSLKENPAEKEGRKHRKDKQKPQTNVKTEEELLWDESVFGY
- the KRCC1 gene encoding lysine-rich coiled-coil protein 1 isoform X5, producing MAAEGGRERDRDAAPQPQRGRGEHCFRELTKRLVTIYPGQKEDVLDEATRKDLFTDTFCKVCRAVLQSESQTMSHCESKKHAREVCLYTQTHAEKDERQENGEKKKTNYINFQVDGSGEADKNTYCSLCNMIFSSPITALSHYLGKIHAKNLKQVSRDKVLMAAQSTQPVSALQKPSAEKPLLPSKAEEFASTSDTSLELNDTKYCQLCCAPFDNLLSAQQHYVGKKHRRNIARKKIMEELGDEALLAESRTNDSLSSVVWRGPYTCRVCNIMLSSIEAYQSHVQGKKHRIRATKVVNLVENSEKTYDSFPDELTDCIQVSEARGPEQRTYLRTAEEEEFQNTDAEGRIDLGEVVSSTFKCEQSWHTNVFSETQSPTNTGEKRSPSWPSACEHALEKTPNCNCNVGHCVEEQASEVATIRDKSFRLSVAESKDYCKLEVDETFTSCYREQKLQIKHNEEEKYISEELKCKKEATTPKRKENSEDADFGKENERQKRIKFGVDLEST
- the KRCC1 gene encoding lysine-rich coiled-coil protein 1 isoform X3; the protein is MAAEGGRERDRDAAPQPQRGRGEDVLDEATRKDLFTDTFCKVCRAVLQSESQTMSHCESKKHAREVCLYTQTHAEKDERQENGEKKKTNYINFQVDGSGEADKNTYCSLCNMIFSSPITALSHYLGKIHAKNLKQVSRDKVLMAAQSTQPVSALQKPSAEKPLLPSKAEEFASTSDTSLELNDTKYCQLCCAPFDNLLSAQQHYVGKKHRRNIARKKIMEELGDEALLAESRTNDSLSSVVWRGPYTCRVCNIMLSSIEAYQSHVQGKKHRIRATKVVNLVENSEKTYDSFPDELTDCIQVSEARGPEQRTYLRTAEEEEFQNTDAEGRIDLGEVVSSTFKCEQSWHTNVFSETQSPTNTGEKRSPSWPSACEHALEKTPNCNCNVGHCVEEQASEVATIRDKSFRLSVAESKDYCKLEVDETFTSCYREQKLQIKHNEEEKYISEELKCKKEATTPKRKENSEDADFGKENERQKRIKFGVDLVNEKKSKLYKGKSLKENPAEKEGRKHRKDKQKPQTNVKTEEELLWDESVFGY
- the KRCC1 gene encoding lysine-rich coiled-coil protein 1 isoform X7, with product MSHCESKKHAREVCLYTQTHAEKDERQENGEKKKTNYINFQVDGSGEADKNTYCSLCNMIFSSPITALSHYLGKIHAKNLKQVSRDKVLMAAQSTQPVSALQKPSAEKPLLPSKAEEFASTSDTSLELNDTKYCQLCCAPFDNLLSAQQHYVGKKHRRNIARKKIMEELGDEALLAESRTNDSLSSVVWRGPYTCRVCNIMLSSIEAYQSHVQGKKHRIRATKVVNLVENSEKTYDSFPDELTDCIQVSEARGPEQRTYLRTAEEEEFQNTDAEGRIDLGEVVSSTFKCEQSWHTNVFSETQSPTNTGEKRSPSWPSACEHALEKTPNCNCNVGHCVEEQASEVATIRDKSFRLSVAESKDYCKLEVDETFTSCYREQKLQIKHNEEEKYISEELKCKKEATTPKRKENSEDADFGKENERQKRIKFGVDLVNEKKSKLYKGKSLKENPAEKEGRKHRKDKQKPQTNVKTEEELLWDESVFGY
- the KRCC1 gene encoding lysine-rich coiled-coil protein 1 isoform X2 codes for the protein MGAFICQKRTWLKEHCFRELTKRLVTIYPGQKEDVLDEATRKDLFTDTFCKVCRAVLQSESQTMSHCESKKHAREVCLYTQTHAEKDERQENGEKKKTNYINFQVDGSGEADKNTYCSLCNMIFSSPITALSHYLGKIHAKNLKQVSRDKVLMAAQSTQPVSALQKPSAEKPLLPSKAEEFASTSDTSLELNDTKYCQLCCAPFDNLLSAQQHYVGKKHRRNIARKKIMEELGDEALLAESRTNDSLSSVVWRGPYTCRVCNIMLSSIEAYQSHVQGKKHRIRATKVVNLVENSEKTYDSFPDELTDCIQVSEARGPEQRTYLRTAEEEEFQNTDAEGRIDLGEVVSSTFKCEQSWHTNVFSETQSPTNTGEKRSPSWPSACEHALEKTPNCNCNVGHCVEEQASEVATIRDKSFRLSVAESKDYCKLEVDETFTSCYREQKLQIKHNEEEKYISEELKCKKEATTPKRKENSEDADFGKENERQKRIKFGVDLVNEKKSKLYKGKSLKENPAEKEGRKHRKDKQKPQTNVKTEEELLWDESVFGY
- the KRCC1 gene encoding lysine-rich coiled-coil protein 1 isoform X4 yields the protein MAAEGGRERDRDAAPQPQRGRGEHCFRELTKRLVTIYPGQKEDVLDEATRKDLFTDTFCKVCRAVLQSESQTMSHCEVDGSGEADKNTYCSLCNMIFSSPITALSHYLGKIHAKNLKQVSRDKVLMAAQSTQPVSALQKPSAEKPLLPSKAEEFASTSDTSLELNDTKYCQLCCAPFDNLLSAQQHYVGKKHRRNIARKKIMEELGDEALLAESRTNDSLSSVVWRGPYTCRVCNIMLSSIEAYQSHVQGKKHRIRATKVVNLVENSEKTYDSFPDELTDCIQVSEARGPEQRTYLRTAEEEEFQNTDAEGRIDLGEVVSSTFKCEQSWHTNVFSETQSPTNTGEKRSPSWPSACEHALEKTPNCNCNVGHCVEEQASEVATIRDKSFRLSVAESKDYCKLEVDETFTSCYREQKLQIKHNEEEKYISEELKCKKEATTPKRKENSEDADFGKENERQKRIKFGVDLVNEKKSKLYKGKSLKENPAEKEGRKHRKDKQKPQTNVKTEEELLWDESVFGY
- the KRCC1 gene encoding lysine-rich coiled-coil protein 1 isoform X9 gives rise to the protein MSHCEVDGSGEADKNTYCSLCNMIFSSPITALSHYLGKIHAKNLKQVSRDKVLMAAQSTQPVSALQKPSAEKPLLPSKAEEFASTSDTSLELNDTKYCQLCCAPFDNLLSAQQHYVGKKHRRNIARKKIMEELGDEALLAESRTNDSLSSVVWRGPYTCRVCNIMLSSIEAYQSHVQGKKHRIRATKVVNLVENSEKTYDSFPDELTDCIQVSEARGPEQRTYLRTAEEEEFQNTDAEGRIDLGEVVSSTFKCEQSWHTNVFSETQSPTNTGEKRSPSWPSACEHALEKTPNCNCNVGHCVEEQASEVATIRDKSFRLSVAESKDYCKLEVDETFTSCYREQKLQIKHNEEEKYISEELKCKKEATTPKRKENSEDADFGKENERQKRIKFGVDLVNEKKSKLYKGKSLKENPAEKEGRKHRKDKQKPQTNVKTEEELLWDESVFGY